The proteins below are encoded in one region of Segatella copri:
- a CDS encoding RagB/SusD family nutrient uptake outer membrane protein, whose amino-acid sequence MKLKNILYSMMMGTAVLTGTTSCVSDLDQYPHTETTSKDVYTSLANYEAVLGKIYAAMVTSGQGKGGDNKDMESVLNGGSGFDYMRMFINMQECGTDEFASTWLTGEQTTGLTYLSWDANDAWVSDMYYRIYYNIALCNEFLRNANNANFSGADAEKMKEYKAEVRFMRALFYYHALDFYRNIPMVTENDPVGSYIPPRYTPQQTFDYIESELKDCVGDMLPASTCPYGQASQGAAYTLLAKLYLNSEVYTGVAKYAECKEACEKVMDMGYSLESDYSKLFNADNDKRTNEIIFALPVSAEHTVSWGSSTYLVCGQVSMSNANQNVADYGVTAGWSEFRLRPEFVDKFTQTDIDGNGDKRCKFFTNGQSKDVTSMTDETAGYLSEKWSNLKDDGTTASNTGDAGVDTDFPLFRLADVYLMYAECVVRLHNDWDNWAGGSDAADPDVIASRKQGAIYWINQLRERSHASDVWASNFANDDEFLQFILDERARELYHEGYRRTDLIRYGQFTTNKYIWQWKGGVHDGQAVDSKYNIYPIPNTELTANPNLHNDNY is encoded by the coding sequence ATGAAACTTAAGAATATATTATATAGTATGATGATGGGAACAGCGGTGCTGACAGGCACTACCAGCTGTGTTTCCGATCTTGACCAATATCCTCATACAGAGACAACCTCTAAGGATGTTTATACCTCGCTTGCCAATTATGAGGCTGTGCTGGGTAAGATTTACGCTGCCATGGTGACTAGCGGTCAGGGCAAGGGCGGCGATAATAAGGATATGGAATCCGTATTGAACGGCGGCAGTGGCTTCGACTACATGCGTATGTTTATCAATATGCAGGAGTGTGGTACCGATGAATTTGCCTCTACCTGGCTGACAGGTGAGCAGACTACGGGTCTTACTTATCTCTCCTGGGATGCTAACGATGCCTGGGTATCAGATATGTATTATCGTATCTACTACAACATCGCCCTCTGCAACGAGTTCCTCCGCAATGCCAATAATGCCAATTTCTCAGGTGCTGATGCTGAGAAGATGAAGGAGTATAAGGCTGAAGTCCGTTTTATGCGCGCTCTGTTCTATTACCATGCCCTCGATTTCTATCGCAACATTCCGATGGTGACAGAGAACGACCCTGTGGGCAGCTACATTCCTCCTCGTTATACTCCTCAGCAGACATTTGATTATATTGAGAGCGAGTTGAAGGATTGTGTAGGTGATATGCTTCCAGCATCCACCTGTCCTTACGGTCAGGCTTCTCAGGGTGCTGCCTATACCTTGCTTGCCAAGCTTTATCTGAACAGCGAGGTTTATACCGGCGTTGCCAAGTATGCCGAGTGCAAGGAGGCTTGTGAGAAGGTGATGGATATGGGCTACTCTTTGGAGTCTGATTACAGCAAGCTCTTCAATGCTGATAATGATAAGCGTACCAACGAAATTATCTTCGCCTTGCCGGTAAGTGCTGAGCATACTGTAAGCTGGGGTTCTTCTACCTATCTGGTTTGTGGACAGGTAAGTATGTCGAATGCCAACCAGAATGTAGCCGATTATGGTGTAACTGCCGGCTGGAGTGAATTCCGTCTTCGTCCTGAGTTCGTGGATAAGTTTACCCAGACCGATATTGATGGCAATGGTGACAAGCGTTGCAAGTTCTTTACCAATGGTCAGAGCAAGGATGTAACCAGCATGACCGATGAAACCGCTGGCTATCTTTCTGAGAAATGGAGTAACCTGAAGGATGATGGAACCACTGCATCCAATACAGGAGATGCAGGTGTGGATACCGATTTCCCTCTCTTCCGTTTGGCTGATGTCTATCTGATGTATGCCGAGTGCGTGGTTCGTCTGCATAATGACTGGGATAACTGGGCTGGTGGTAGTGATGCTGCAGATCCTGACGTGATTGCTTCCCGCAAGCAGGGTGCTATCTATTGGATCAACCAGCTTCGTGAGCGCTCTCATGCTTCTGATGTATGGGCAAGCAACTTTGCCAACGATGATGAGTTCCTCCAGTTCATCCTCGATGAGCGTGCCCGTGAACTCTATCATGAAGGTTATCGCCGTACTGACCTGATTCGCTATGGTCAGTTTACTACTAATAAGTACATCTGGCAGTGGAAGGGTGGTGTCCACGATGGACAGGCAGTGGATAGCAAGTACAACATCTATCCAATTCCTAACACCGAGCTTACCGCAAATCCAAATCTTCATAACGACAACTATTAA
- a CDS encoding DUF5114 domain-containing protein, translating to MKKIFRNLMMLLCALTALVSCDESGDKIYLDGFKASDLMASASDVKLSVDNSKDVVLSLAWQNPTLFSSDETKPAGSGVLKTYLQASASEDFASVKEYTVTDLSKAFTGADLNAAAKDLGLSPDVSSPLYFRIKSQMGANLDAAYSNVCQVKVTPYLIDMSYINILNEKKDQVLTKLYSPNSDGVYSGYMNASSWFHIWGKENDGTIWGNVGQDNHVYEMDNTESAWNIWFPGQTGIYYTVLDTKAKELKPTYIKSMQLNGEDMTYDAPNYAWTKVITTAADNTPISIVATGAEYSKDTGTEDAAAVVKTMNYTLADGKMTDAATAGSVNIAKAGTYTVTVKVGEHSQLEYTIVEGDQTTPEPEVSNTLCMFSKDGNTLLAVMNKVSDGVYTCKYKPTAWENFRFIFVGENKDDKQTWYGSDPSDLFKLSTASDCWDIWFKDDVTGGEVTVTADLNTMTWKYE from the coding sequence ATGAAAAAGATATTTAGAAACTTGATGATGCTTCTCTGCGCACTCACCGCCCTGGTGAGTTGCGACGAGAGTGGCGACAAGATATATCTGGATGGCTTCAAGGCATCCGATCTGATGGCATCGGCATCCGATGTGAAGCTGTCTGTAGATAACAGTAAGGACGTTGTCCTCTCGTTGGCTTGGCAGAATCCTACCTTGTTTTCGAGCGATGAAACCAAGCCTGCGGGCAGCGGAGTGTTGAAGACTTATCTGCAGGCATCCGCCTCAGAAGATTTCGCATCAGTAAAGGAATACACCGTAACCGACCTTTCCAAGGCTTTCACCGGTGCTGATCTCAATGCTGCAGCCAAGGATCTCGGCTTGTCTCCTGATGTGAGTTCACCTCTTTATTTCCGTATCAAGAGTCAGATGGGTGCCAATCTTGATGCCGCTTACAGCAATGTCTGCCAGGTAAAGGTTACTCCATACCTCATTGATATGAGCTACATCAATATCCTGAATGAGAAAAAGGATCAAGTTCTGACCAAACTCTATTCTCCTAATTCTGATGGAGTTTATTCTGGCTATATGAATGCCTCTTCTTGGTTCCATATCTGGGGTAAGGAAAATGATGGTACCATTTGGGGTAATGTAGGACAGGATAACCATGTGTACGAAATGGATAATACTGAGTCTGCATGGAACATCTGGTTCCCAGGTCAGACAGGTATTTATTATACAGTTCTTGATACAAAAGCTAAGGAACTTAAGCCAACTTACATCAAGTCGATGCAGTTGAATGGTGAAGATATGACCTATGATGCTCCTAACTATGCTTGGACCAAGGTGATTACAACCGCAGCCGATAATACTCCAATTAGCATCGTAGCAACAGGTGCAGAGTACAGCAAGGATACAGGTACAGAAGATGCTGCAGCTGTGGTGAAGACCATGAACTATACTTTGGCTGATGGCAAAATGACAGATGCTGCAACAGCTGGAAGTGTAAATATTGCCAAGGCTGGTACTTATACCGTAACCGTGAAAGTTGGTGAGCACAGCCAGCTGGAATACACCATCGTTGAGGGCGACCAGACAACTCCAGAGCCAGAGGTTAGCAATACCCTCTGTATGTTCTCTAAGGATGGTAACACCCTTCTTGCCGTGATGAACAAGGTGAGTGATGGCGTTTATACCTGCAAGTACAAGCCAACAGCTTGGGAGAATTTCCGGTTTATCTTCGTAGGTGAAAACAAGGACGACAAGCAGACTTGGTATGGTTCTGATCCAAGCGATCTTTTTAAATTGTCAACAGCTAGTGACTGTTGGGACATTTGGTTCAAGGATGATGTAACTGG